Proteins encoded by one window of Halomonas chromatireducens:
- a CDS encoding LysE family translocator, with protein MPQELWLSFCLASLLIIASPGPAVALLVTTGVNRGRRAALAMLPGFFLGDLLAMTLSFAGVGALLMASAELFQLFKWLGAAYLLYLGIKMWREAGQLGDLQPTGTDIRLGTAKAFLVTALNPKSLAFFMAFMPQFVAPSQPLLPQLAILFSTFLVIGVLSDLAFTFLATSGGRMLSARLRRILHRTGAGSLIGASALVAAMRRP; from the coding sequence ATGCCGCAGGAACTGTGGCTCTCCTTCTGCCTGGCCTCACTGTTGATCATCGCCTCCCCCGGCCCCGCGGTGGCCCTGCTGGTCACCACCGGGGTCAACCGCGGGCGACGGGCCGCCCTGGCCATGCTGCCCGGCTTTTTCCTTGGTGACCTGCTGGCCATGACCCTGTCGTTTGCCGGGGTTGGCGCGCTCCTGATGGCCTCCGCTGAGCTGTTCCAACTCTTCAAATGGCTCGGGGCCGCTTATTTGCTCTACCTGGGCATCAAGATGTGGCGCGAGGCTGGCCAACTGGGCGACTTGCAGCCTACGGGTACGGATATTCGGCTCGGCACGGCCAAGGCGTTTCTGGTTACCGCGCTGAACCCCAAGAGCCTGGCCTTCTTCATGGCCTTCATGCCGCAGTTCGTGGCACCCAGCCAGCCCTTGCTGCCGCAGTTGGCCATCCTGTTCTCGACCTTTCTGGTCATCGGCGTGCTAAGCGATCTCGCCTTCACCTTCCTGGCGACCAGCGGCGGCCGGATGCTGAGCGCACGGCTGCGCCGCATCCTGCACCGCACCGGCGCCGGCAGCCTGATCGGGGCAAGTGCCCTGGTCGCCGCCATGCGGCGGCCTTGA
- a CDS encoding helix-turn-helix transcriptional regulator, with protein MPTNDSPAHPTHIRHSEELGKLVRQLRAEQGLLQIDLAGLAGTGNRFIVDLERGKPTLQLQKVLDVLDLMGLEVVVRRKGASRHGE; from the coding sequence ATGCCTACCAACGACTCCCCTGCCCACCCGACACACATTCGCCACAGTGAAGAGCTCGGCAAGCTGGTACGCCAGCTGCGCGCCGAACAGGGGTTATTGCAAATCGACCTCGCCGGCCTGGCCGGAACCGGCAACCGATTCATCGTCGATCTGGAGCGGGGCAAGCCGACCCTGCAGCTGCAAAAGGTGTTGGATGTGCTGGACCTGATGGGGCTCGAGGTCGTCGTGCGGCGCAAGGGTGCCAGCCGACATGGCGAGTGA
- a CDS encoding nuclear transport factor 2 family protein, which produces MKTAGDVVRQFWQLMATNDFYSVATVLAPDFVLEWPQSNERICGGERFAQMNAEYPAHGRWQFTLNRCVEGEGEVVTEVAITDGVQSATAISFFTVEKGRIVRLVEYWPEPYSAPQGRAHHVEPISPLYL; this is translated from the coding sequence ATGAAAACGGCAGGCGATGTGGTGCGTCAATTCTGGCAGCTGATGGCCACAAATGACTTTTACTCGGTCGCGACGGTGCTTGCGCCGGATTTCGTTCTCGAATGGCCGCAGTCCAATGAGCGTATTTGCGGAGGTGAGCGCTTCGCACAGATGAATGCCGAGTACCCGGCTCATGGCCGCTGGCAGTTCACGTTGAACCGGTGTGTAGAGGGGGAGGGTGAAGTGGTGACGGAGGTCGCCATTACTGATGGCGTTCAGTCGGCGACGGCGATTTCATTCTTCACGGTGGAGAAGGGCAGGATTGTGCGCTTGGTCGAATACTGGCCGGAGCCATACTCGGCCCCGCAGGGCAGGGCGCATCACGTAGAGCCGATCTCGCCATTATATTTATAA
- a CDS encoding NAD(P)/FAD-dependent oxidoreductase, with protein sequence MARNIIVLGAGMVGVSVAWHLVRRGHDVTLVDRREPGLETSFGNAGIIQREAVRPYAFPRDIGTLLRVLPNRKVDIRYRPTGMMNAAGPLLNYWLNSSGKRYERIVREWASLIMRCQDAHAPMIEASGAEALVRKGGWLELYRTRKAFEERQEEARENHERFGVEYEVLDAEALYAKEPHLGKGLIGAILWTQPWMVSDPGGLVQAYARSFAEQGGQVMQASVEDVLQVDSGWQVKTSEGPLEADEVVVALGPWAGELLGRLGMKVPLFVKRGYHMHYSAEEGAKLNHWVMDAEKGFLLEPMRAGIRLTTGAELADLDSPPQYKQLAAAERVARKLFPLGKRRDGQPWKGARPCLPDMKPVIGPAPDKAGLWLAFGHGHQGFTLGPATGELLAQMMDGEEPAVDMTPFRVDRFRM encoded by the coding sequence ATGGCCCGCAATATCATCGTTCTTGGTGCCGGCATGGTCGGCGTATCTGTGGCCTGGCACCTGGTGCGTCGCGGTCATGACGTCACCCTGGTGGACCGCCGCGAGCCGGGGCTCGAGACCTCCTTCGGCAATGCCGGCATCATCCAGCGCGAGGCGGTGCGCCCCTACGCCTTCCCCCGCGATATCGGCACCCTGCTGCGGGTGCTGCCCAATCGCAAGGTGGATATCCGCTACCGCCCCACCGGCATGATGAACGCGGCAGGTCCGCTCCTGAACTACTGGCTGAACTCGAGCGGTAAGCGCTACGAGCGCATCGTGCGCGAGTGGGCGTCGTTGATCATGCGCTGCCAGGATGCTCACGCGCCGATGATCGAGGCTTCCGGCGCCGAGGCGCTGGTGCGCAAGGGCGGCTGGCTGGAGCTTTACCGCACCCGCAAGGCGTTCGAGGAGCGCCAGGAAGAAGCCCGGGAGAACCACGAGCGCTTCGGAGTCGAGTATGAGGTGCTGGACGCCGAGGCGCTCTACGCCAAGGAGCCGCATCTGGGCAAGGGGCTGATCGGGGCGATCCTCTGGACGCAGCCCTGGATGGTTTCGGACCCGGGCGGCCTGGTGCAGGCCTACGCCCGCAGCTTCGCGGAACAGGGCGGCCAGGTGATGCAGGCCAGCGTCGAGGACGTGCTCCAGGTAGATAGCGGCTGGCAGGTCAAGACCAGCGAGGGGCCCCTGGAGGCAGATGAGGTGGTGGTGGCCCTGGGGCCCTGGGCCGGAGAGCTGCTGGGAAGGCTGGGCATGAAGGTGCCGCTGTTCGTGAAGCGCGGCTACCATATGCACTACTCCGCCGAAGAGGGAGCCAAGCTCAACCACTGGGTCATGGACGCCGAAAAGGGGTTCCTGCTCGAGCCGATGCGCGCCGGAATTCGCCTGACCACCGGCGCCGAGCTTGCCGACCTGGACTCGCCGCCCCAGTACAAGCAGCTGGCTGCCGCCGAGAGGGTGGCACGCAAGCTGTTCCCGCTGGGCAAGCGCCGTGACGGCCAGCCCTGGAAGGGAGCCCGGCCCTGCCTGCCCGACATGAAGCCGGTGATCGGCCCGGCCCCCGACAAGGCGGGATTGTGGCTCGCCTTCGGCCACGGCCATCAGGGCTTTACCCTGGGTCCGGCCACCGGCGAGCTGCTCGCCCAGATGATGGATGGCGAAGAGCCCGCGGTGGATATGACGCCCTTCCGCGTCGATCGCTTCCGAATGTAA
- a CDS encoding cold-shock protein → MTTGTVKWFNDSKGFGFITPTDGGDDVFAHFSEIQADGFKSLQEGSSVSFDVTQGQKGLQASNIKQIA, encoded by the coding sequence ATGACGACTGGCACAGTTAAGTGGTTCAACGATTCCAAAGGCTTCGGCTTCATTACCCCGACTGACGGCGGCGATGACGTTTTTGCCCACTTCTCCGAAATTCAGGCCGATGGCTTCAAATCCCTGCAGGAAGGTAGCTCCGTCTCTTTTGACGTGACTCAGGGTCAGAAAGGCCTTCAGGCTTCAAATATCAAGCAAATCGCATAA
- a CDS encoding DUF1289 domain-containing protein, translated as MAKKIENPCVSICQLSGGLCVGCGRTVEEIRQWKAMKRPEKMKTVKRADERLKKISRD; from the coding sequence ATGGCCAAGAAGATCGAAAACCCCTGTGTCTCGATTTGCCAGCTTTCGGGGGGCCTGTGCGTGGGCTGCGGCCGCACCGTGGAGGAGATACGCCAGTGGAAAGCCATGAAGCGGCCGGAAAAGATGAAAACGGTAAAACGTGCCGATGAGCGCTTGAAGAAGATCTCGCGCGACTGA
- a CDS encoding type II toxin-antitoxin system HipA family toxin yields the protein MASDDTLAVYHGDKYVGRLYDVQPLRFEYATEWLEHPEAVSLSPSLPLIQQVHVGDAVLAYFENLLPEGDLRHHLALRHHTTTVFGLLKAIGGDTASGFTLLPPGESPAPPHYRPISWEALAEHLQHRERSPLLSQQGEEARISLAGAQDKLLLMVLEDGSPAIPEGSAPSSHILKPDIQALRGVWGSAINETFCMRLAAELGLKVAEASYQPETHACLVRRYDRVADEQGGLRRLHQLDFCQLAGTPSLIKYESDGGPGLARCRDLLQQAGAPAKDLQRLIAWFFFNLLVGNNDSHAKNLAILYTDEGPRLAPFYDLMSTTLYSGLARRFAFRIADEDRPGSIERSHLEALARSMRFQPRYFLRQGLELAERMPAAIDSTLASLSTEAHQGTEQTLLERLQQRLLSHCQKLPERWSAG from the coding sequence ATGGCGAGTGATGACACTCTGGCGGTTTACCACGGCGACAAATATGTCGGACGCCTCTACGACGTTCAACCGCTGCGCTTCGAGTATGCTACCGAATGGCTGGAGCATCCTGAAGCGGTCAGCCTCTCGCCCTCGCTGCCGCTCATTCAGCAGGTTCACGTTGGCGATGCGGTGCTGGCCTACTTCGAGAACCTGCTGCCGGAAGGCGACCTGCGCCACCATCTGGCACTTCGCCACCACACCACGACCGTTTTCGGCCTGCTGAAGGCCATCGGTGGGGACACAGCCAGCGGCTTTACCTTGCTGCCACCGGGCGAGTCACCGGCTCCGCCGCACTATCGCCCCATCAGTTGGGAAGCGCTAGCGGAACATCTGCAACACCGGGAACGAAGCCCCCTGCTCTCGCAACAAGGTGAGGAAGCCCGCATCTCGCTGGCCGGCGCTCAGGACAAGCTACTACTGATGGTACTGGAAGATGGGAGCCCCGCCATACCGGAAGGATCGGCGCCTTCCAGCCATATTCTCAAGCCGGACATCCAGGCCCTGAGGGGCGTATGGGGTTCCGCCATCAACGAGACCTTCTGCATGCGGCTGGCCGCCGAACTCGGGCTCAAAGTCGCCGAGGCCAGCTACCAGCCCGAGACCCACGCCTGCCTTGTACGCCGCTACGACCGGGTTGCCGATGAACAGGGCGGACTGCGACGCCTGCACCAGCTCGACTTCTGCCAGCTCGCCGGTACACCTTCGTTGATCAAGTACGAAAGCGACGGCGGGCCCGGCCTGGCTCGCTGTCGCGACCTACTGCAGCAGGCCGGCGCACCGGCCAAGGACTTGCAGCGCCTGATCGCCTGGTTCTTCTTCAACCTGCTGGTGGGCAACAACGACAGCCACGCCAAGAACCTCGCCATCCTCTATACCGATGAGGGGCCTCGGCTGGCGCCGTTCTACGATCTGATGAGCACGACGCTCTACAGCGGGCTCGCGCGCCGCTTCGCGTTTCGCATCGCCGACGAGGATCGCCCCGGAAGCATCGAACGCTCGCACCTCGAAGCGCTGGCCCGCTCGATGCGCTTCCAGCCACGCTATTTCCTACGCCAGGGGCTAGAACTCGCCGAACGCATGCCGGCGGCCATCGACAGCACACTCGCCTCCCTGAGCACCGAGGCTCATCAGGGTACTGAGCAGACGCTGCTGGAAAGGCTACAGCAGCGGCTGCTGAGCCATTGCCAAAAGCTGCCGGAGCGGTGGTCTGCCGGATAG